From a single Oreochromis niloticus isolate F11D_XX linkage group LG4, O_niloticus_UMD_NMBU, whole genome shotgun sequence genomic region:
- the LOC109202056 gene encoding uncharacterized protein LOC109202056 produces the protein MTMREAGQRVQPNLSRFTVASIIRTFREENRTQRRPPGGGRLRLLSEEQERELVNMVIANNVIRLQEIQRRVIEDDHLFRGINAISLSTIDRILRKNQFRMKQAYRVPFEQNSDRVKNQRVEYVQRIFEIEGRPVPHEMIFVDEAGFNLTKRRKRGRNIIGHRAIVNVPGQRGGNVTMCAAISQRGVLHRHAVLGPYNTMLLLAFLDGLRQHMFQLDYREPAQPEQPHYVVVWDNVSFHRAALVRDWFTNNPRFSNIFLPAYSPFLNPIEELFSAWRWKVYDREPYVRVHLLQAMEEACLDISVDACQGWIRHARGFYPRCLAGANIACDVDEILWPDPDQRQDAVVG, from the exons ATGACTATGAGGGAGGCTGGGCAACGAGtacaaccaaatttgagtcgcTTCACTGTTGCCTCCATCATCAGAACCTTCAGGGAGGAAAACAG GACACAGAGACGACCACCTGGTGGAGGCAGGTTAAGGCTTTTGTCGGAGGAGCAAGAGAGGGAACTTGTAAACATGGTAATTGCAAATAATGTAATCCGCCTGCAAGAGATTCAAAGGAGAGTGATTGAGGATGATCATCTTTTTCGAGGCATAAATGCCATCAGCCTCTCCACAATTGACCGCATCCTCCGAAAGAATCAATTCCGGATGAAACAGGCATACCGAGTCCCTTTCGAACAAAACTCTGACAGAGTGAAAAACCAACGTGTGGAATATGTTCAG AGAATCTTTGAGATTGAAGGACGGCCTGTTCCCCATGAAATGATCTTTGTGGATGAGGCAGGTTTTAACCTgaccaaaagaaggaaaagggggaggaaCATAATTGGCCATCGGGCTATTGTAAATGTCCCTGGTCAGCGTGGGGGGAATGTCACTATGTGCGCAGCCATCAGCCAACGAGGGGTACTCCACCGCCATGCCGTACTAGGACCCTATAACACTATGCTTCTCCTTGCTTTTCTTGATGGTTTAAGACAACATATGTTCCAGCTGGACTACAGGGAACCAGCACAGCCAGAGCAGCCTCACTACGTTGTTGTGTGGGATAACGTCAGCTTCCATCGCGCTGCTCTGGTTCGTGACTGGTTTACCAATAACCCAAGGTTTTCTAATATCTTTCTGCCTGCATACTCCCCCTTTCTAAACCCGATAGAGGAGTTATTTTCGGCATGGCGGTGGAAAGTGTATGACCGAGAACCTTATGTCCGTGTTCACCTCCTTCAGGCCATGGAAGAGGCCTGCCTAGACATATCAGTAGATGCATGCCAGGGGTGGATCAGGCATGCAAGAGGATTTTACCCCCGCTGCCTGGCTGGGGCCAATATAGCCtgtgatgtggatgagattcTCTGGCCTGACCCAGACCAAAGACAAGATGCTGTGGTGGGATAA